One genomic segment of Pseudomonas sp. RU47 includes these proteins:
- a CDS encoding aspartate/glutamate racemase family protein, with product MRILVVNVNTTESITEAIARSAQAVASPGTEIVGLTPYFGADSIEGNFESYLAAIAVMDRVMSYDQPFDAVIQAGYGEHGREGLQELLNVPVVDITDAAASTAMFLGHAYSVVTTLDRTVPLIEDRLKLSGLWDRCASVRASGLAVLELEHEPQRALEAIVHQAELAVTQDKAEVICLGCGGMAGLDEQIRRRTGVPVVDGVTAAVTIAESLVRLKLSTSKVRTYATPRPKNIIGWPGRFAR from the coding sequence ATGCGTATTCTCGTGGTCAACGTCAACACCACCGAATCCATCACTGAGGCCATCGCCCGTTCGGCGCAGGCCGTTGCTTCGCCCGGAACGGAAATTGTCGGTTTGACGCCGTACTTCGGCGCCGATTCGATTGAAGGCAACTTCGAAAGCTATCTGGCGGCCATCGCGGTGATGGATCGGGTGATGTCCTACGATCAGCCGTTCGATGCGGTGATTCAGGCCGGTTATGGCGAACATGGCCGTGAAGGTTTGCAGGAATTGCTCAATGTGCCCGTAGTGGACATCACCGATGCGGCGGCGAGTACGGCGATGTTTCTGGGGCACGCGTATTCGGTGGTGACCACACTGGATCGCACCGTGCCGCTGATCGAGGATCGGCTGAAATTGTCCGGTCTGTGGGATCGTTGTGCATCGGTGCGGGCCAGTGGCCTGGCCGTTCTAGAGCTGGAGCACGAGCCGCAGCGCGCGCTGGAAGCGATCGTGCATCAGGCGGAGTTGGCGGTGACGCAGGACAAAGCCGAGGTGATCTGCCTGGGTTGCGGCGGCATGGCCGGGCTGGATGAGCAGATTCGTCGACGTACTGGCGTGCCGGTGGTGGATGGGGTGACGGCGGCGGTGACGATTGCGGAATCGCTGGTTCGACTGAAGTTATCAACCTCGAAAGTGCGAACTTACGCGACGCCACGGCCGAAGAACATTATTGGCTGGCCGGGGCGGTTTGCCCGCTGA
- a CDS encoding NCS1 family nucleobase:cation symporter-1: protein MRTSLSNNIALNLPASALDQPLPDDGLTEPLQLSPRLHNSDLAPTKAEGRRWGKYSIFALWTNDVHNIANYSFAIGLYALGLGGWQILLSLGIGAALVYFFMNLSGYMGQKTGVPFPVISRISFGIHGAQIPALIRAVIAIAWFGIQTYLASVVFRVLLTAVHPGFAEYDHNAILGLSTLGWVCFVAIWFVQLAILAYGMEMVRRYEAFAGPVILLTVAALAAWMYFQANATIAWSIREPLTGGEMWRNIFAGGALWLAIYGTLILNFCDFARSSPCRKTIKVGNFWGLPVNILVFAAITVLLCGAQFQINGRIIESPTEIIASIPNTFFLVLGCLAFLIVTVAVNIMANFVAPAFVLSNLAPKYLTFRRAGLISATIAVLILPWNLYNSPLVIVYFLSGLGALLGPLYGVIMVDYWLIRKGRINVPQLYSEDPNGAYYYSRGINFRAVAAFIPAALIAIVLALVPGFHSVSPFSWLIGAGIAGMLYLIIAKRQPHYADISGESIAVDNVCH, encoded by the coding sequence ATGCGTACAAGTCTCTCCAATAACATCGCGCTGAATCTGCCCGCCTCTGCCCTCGACCAACCGTTACCCGATGACGGTCTGACCGAGCCGTTACAACTGAGCCCGCGCCTGCACAACAGCGATCTCGCGCCGACCAAGGCCGAGGGTCGGCGCTGGGGCAAATACAGCATCTTCGCCCTGTGGACGAACGACGTGCACAACATCGCCAACTACTCCTTCGCCATCGGCCTCTACGCTTTGGGCCTGGGAGGCTGGCAGATTCTGCTGTCGCTGGGGATTGGTGCGGCGCTGGTGTACTTCTTCATGAACCTGTCCGGTTACATGGGGCAGAAAACCGGCGTGCCGTTTCCGGTGATCAGCCGGATCAGTTTCGGCATCCATGGCGCGCAAATTCCTGCACTGATCCGGGCGGTTATCGCTATTGCCTGGTTCGGGATTCAGACGTACCTGGCCTCAGTGGTGTTCCGCGTACTGCTCACAGCGGTGCATCCCGGTTTCGCCGAATACGACCACAACGCGATTCTGGGTCTGTCGACTTTGGGTTGGGTGTGTTTCGTGGCGATCTGGTTCGTGCAACTGGCGATCCTTGCCTACGGCATGGAAATGGTGCGCCGCTACGAAGCGTTTGCCGGACCGGTGATTCTGCTGACCGTGGCCGCCCTCGCCGCGTGGATGTACTTCCAGGCCAACGCGACCATCGCCTGGTCGATCCGCGAACCACTGACCGGTGGCGAGATGTGGCGCAACATCTTTGCCGGCGGCGCTTTGTGGCTGGCGATCTACGGCACGTTGATCCTCAATTTCTGCGACTTCGCCCGCTCTTCGCCATGCCGCAAGACCATCAAGGTAGGAAACTTCTGGGGTTTGCCGGTGAATATTCTGGTGTTCGCCGCGATCACGGTCCTGCTCTGCGGTGCGCAATTTCAGATCAATGGCCGGATCATCGAAAGCCCGACCGAGATCATCGCCTCGATTCCCAACACCTTCTTCCTGGTGCTCGGTTGCCTGGCATTCCTGATTGTCACCGTGGCGGTGAACATCATGGCCAACTTCGTCGCCCCGGCCTTCGTGCTGAGCAACCTGGCGCCGAAGTACCTGACGTTCCGCCGCGCCGGGCTGATCAGCGCGACCATCGCCGTGCTGATCCTGCCGTGGAATCTCTACAACAGCCCGCTGGTGATCGTGTACTTCCTGTCCGGTCTCGGCGCCCTGCTCGGCCCGTTGTACGGCGTGATCATGGTCGACTACTGGCTGATCCGCAAAGGTCGGATCAACGTACCGCAGCTCTACAGCGAAGACCCGAACGGCGCTTATTACTACAGCCGAGGAATCAATTTCCGTGCGGTGGCGGCATTTATTCCTGCGGCGCTGATCGCGATCGTCCTGGCCTTGGTTCCCGGTTTCCACAGCGTCTCGCCGTTCTCCTGGCTGATCGGCGCCGGGATCGCCGGAATGCTTTACCTGATCATCGCCAAACGCCAACCGCACTACGCCGACATCAGCGGCGAATCGATCGCTGTCGACAACGTCTGCCATTAA
- a CDS encoding phosphoadenylyl-sulfate reductase: MSAMFDVVELATTYANKSAQDILKLAFAEFGDDLWISFSGAEDVVLVDMAWKLNKNVKVFSLDTGRLHPETYRFIDQVREHYKIDIELVSPDYTKLEPFVKEKGLFSFYKDGHGECCGIRKIEPLRRKLSGVKAWATGQRRDQSPGTRSAVAVMEIDTAFSTPERTLYKFNPLAQMTSEEIWGYIRMLELPYNSLHERGFISIGCEPCTRPVLPNQHEREGRWWWEEATQKECGLHAGNIISKA; this comes from the coding sequence ATGAGTGCAATGTTCGACGTCGTGGAACTCGCCACGACCTATGCCAATAAATCCGCCCAGGACATTCTGAAACTCGCGTTTGCCGAGTTCGGCGATGACCTGTGGATCTCTTTCAGCGGCGCCGAGGATGTGGTGCTGGTGGACATGGCCTGGAAGCTCAACAAGAACGTCAAGGTGTTTAGCCTCGACACCGGCCGCCTGCACCCAGAGACCTACCGCTTCATCGATCAGGTGCGCGAGCACTACAAGATCGACATCGAACTGGTGTCGCCGGACTACACGAAACTCGAACCGTTCGTGAAGGAAAAAGGCTTGTTCAGTTTCTACAAGGACGGCCATGGCGAATGCTGCGGCATCCGCAAGATCGAACCGCTGCGGCGCAAACTCTCCGGCGTCAAAGCCTGGGCCACCGGCCAGCGCCGCGATCAGAGCCCGGGCACGCGTAGCGCTGTGGCGGTGATGGAAATCGACACCGCGTTCTCCACGCCGGAGCGTACGTTGTACAAGTTCAACCCGTTGGCGCAGATGACCAGCGAAGAGATCTGGGGCTACATCCGCATGCTTGAGCTGCCGTACAACAGCCTGCATGAACGCGGCTTCATCAGCATAGGCTGCGAACCGTGCACCCGCCCGGTGCTGCCGAACCAGCATGAGCGCGAAGGCCGCTGGTGGTGGGAAGAGGCGACGCAGAAAGAGTGCGGACTGCATGCCGGCAATATCATTAGCAAGGCGTAA
- the thrH gene encoding bifunctional phosphoserine phosphatase/homoserine phosphotransferase ThrH: MEIACLDLEGVLVPEIWIAFAEKTGIESLKATTRDIPDYDVLMKQRLRILDEHGLKLSDIQEVIATLKPLDGAVEFVNWLRERFQVVILSDTFYEFSQPLMRQLGFPTLLCHRLITDETGRVTSYQLRQKDPKRQSVLAFKSLYYRVIAAGDSYNDTTMLGEADAGILFHAPENVIREFPQFPAVHTFAELKQEFLKASNRELSL; encoded by the coding sequence GTGGAAATTGCTTGCCTGGATCTTGAAGGGGTGTTGGTGCCGGAAATCTGGATCGCCTTCGCCGAAAAAACCGGAATCGAATCCCTCAAGGCCACCACCCGGGACATTCCCGATTACGACGTGCTGATGAAGCAGCGTCTGCGCATCCTCGACGAGCACGGCTTGAAGCTGTCGGACATTCAGGAAGTGATCGCCACCCTGAAGCCGCTGGACGGCGCAGTGGAGTTCGTCAACTGGCTGCGTGAGCGCTTTCAGGTGGTGATTCTGTCGGATACGTTCTATGAATTTTCCCAGCCGCTGATGCGCCAACTGGGCTTCCCGACCTTGCTTTGCCATCGTCTGATCACTGACGAAACCGGGCGGGTGACCAGCTATCAGTTGCGTCAGAAAGATCCCAAGCGCCAGTCGGTGCTGGCGTTCAAGAGCCTGTATTACCGGGTGATTGCGGCGGGGGATTCGTATAACGACACGACGATGCTGGGCGAGGCGGATGCGGGGATTCTGTTTCATGCGCCGGAGAATGTGATTCGCGAGTTTCCGCAGTTTCCGGCGGTGCATACGTTTGCCGAGTTGAAGCAGGAATTCCTGAAGGCTTCGAACAGAGAGTTGAGTTTGTAG
- the pabB gene encoding aminodeoxychorismate synthase component I has translation MLTCSVHPLPYRANPADYFAAIRNAPGAVLLDSGRPSADRGRYDLLSAWPLEQLAVLPDESGNHFLQRLRDNLNRLGEADLPASFELPFAGGLIGYLSYDFGRHLENLPSQALDDLQLPDARFGLYAWALISDHQMATSQLVFHPSVIDGEKQRLIALFTQPHADALTPFKLNAPMTADLSADDYRQAFERIQHYIQAGDCYQVNFAQRFRASCQGDPWLAYCALREACPTPFSGFQSLPEGGAVLSLSPERFVKVSERQVETRPIKGTRPRGLTPAEDAANAAELLASPKDRAENLMIVDLLRNDLGRTCRIGSVRVPELFSLESYPNVHHLVSSVTGELADDRDALDLIAGSFPGGSITGAPKIRAMQIIDELEPTRRGLYCGSLLYLDVRGEMDSSIAIRSLLVKDGQVCCWGGGGIVADSDWQAEYQESITKVRILLETLQNL, from the coding sequence ATGTTGACCTGTTCCGTACACCCGCTGCCCTACCGCGCCAATCCCGCCGACTACTTCGCGGCCATCCGCAACGCGCCCGGCGCCGTACTGCTCGACAGCGGCCGGCCAAGTGCCGACCGTGGTCGTTATGACCTGCTCAGCGCCTGGCCGCTGGAACAACTGGCGGTGTTGCCCGACGAAAGCGGCAATCATTTCCTGCAACGTCTGCGTGACAATCTGAATCGCCTCGGTGAGGCTGATTTGCCAGCAAGTTTCGAGCTTCCATTCGCTGGCGGTTTGATCGGTTACCTGAGCTACGATTTCGGTCGGCACCTGGAAAACCTGCCGAGCCAGGCGTTGGATGATCTGCAATTGCCGGACGCGCGTTTTGGCCTGTACGCCTGGGCACTGATCAGCGATCACCAGATGGCCACCAGCCAATTGGTCTTCCACCCGTCCGTGATCGACGGCGAGAAACAACGCCTGATTGCGTTATTCACTCAGCCACATGCTGATGCGCTGACCCCGTTCAAATTGAACGCCCCGATGACCGCCGACCTCTCGGCCGACGATTACCGCCAAGCCTTCGAACGCATTCAGCACTACATCCAGGCCGGCGATTGCTATCAGGTCAACTTCGCCCAACGCTTCCGCGCTTCGTGCCAGGGCGATCCGTGGCTGGCTTATTGCGCATTGCGCGAAGCCTGCCCGACACCGTTCTCCGGTTTCCAGAGCCTGCCCGAGGGCGGCGCGGTGTTGAGCCTGTCGCCGGAGCGCTTCGTCAAAGTCAGCGAACGCCAGGTGGAAACCCGCCCGATCAAAGGCACCCGCCCTCGCGGCCTGACCCCAGCCGAAGATGCGGCCAACGCCGCCGAACTGCTGGCCAGCCCCAAGGATCGCGCAGAAAACCTGATGATCGTCGACCTGCTGCGCAACGATCTCGGCCGCACCTGCCGCATCGGCTCGGTACGCGTGCCGGAGCTGTTCAGTCTGGAAAGCTATCCGAACGTGCATCACCTGGTCAGCAGCGTCACCGGTGAACTGGCGGATGATCGCGACGCACTGGATTTGATTGCCGGCAGTTTCCCCGGCGGCTCTATCACCGGCGCGCCGAAGATTCGCGCGATGCAGATCATTGATGAGCTGGAACCGACCCGACGCGGTTTGTATTGCGGCTCGTTGCTGTATCTGGACGTACGCGGCGAGATGGACAGCTCCATCGCGATTCGCAGTCTGTTGGTCAAGGATGGGCAAGTGTGCTGCTGGGGCGGTGGCGGGATTGTCGCCGATTCGGATTGGCAGGCGGAGTATCAGGAGTCGATCACCAAAGTCAGAATCCTCCTCGAAACCCTGCAGAACCTTTAA
- a CDS encoding alpha-L-glutamate ligase-like protein, whose amino-acid sequence MFGFWKTWKALEARGIMGINRRNADYVLKYNKRSLYPIVDDKIITKERAIEAGIHVPELYGVISTEKEIDKLGEIIGGRSDFVIKPAQGAGGDGIIVIADRFEGRYRTVSGKILAHEELEHHISSILTGLYSLGGHRDRALIEYRVTPDQIFKSISYEGVPDIRIIVLMGYPVMAMLRLPTRQSGGKANLHQGAIGVGVDLATGLTLRGTWLNNIITKHPDTTNAVDGVQLPYWDGFMKLAAGCYELCGLGYIGVDMVLDQEKGPLILELNARPGLNIQIANDCGLTLRTHAVEARLEELKARGVTETVEERVAFTQEMFGHIPAVEG is encoded by the coding sequence ATGTTCGGTTTCTGGAAGACCTGGAAGGCGCTAGAGGCGCGGGGCATCATGGGCATCAATCGGCGTAATGCCGACTACGTGCTCAAGTACAACAAGCGCAGCCTGTACCCGATCGTCGATGACAAGATCATCACCAAGGAACGTGCCATCGAGGCCGGCATTCACGTGCCGGAGTTGTATGGCGTGATCTCCACCGAAAAGGAAATCGACAAGCTCGGCGAGATCATCGGCGGGCGCAGCGACTTCGTGATCAAACCGGCCCAGGGCGCTGGCGGTGACGGCATCATTGTCATCGCCGACCGTTTCGAGGGTCGCTATCGCACGGTGTCGGGCAAGATCCTTGCCCACGAAGAGCTTGAGCATCACATCTCGAGCATCCTCACCGGTTTGTATTCGCTGGGCGGCCACCGCGATCGGGCGCTGATCGAATACCGGGTGACCCCGGACCAGATCTTCAAAAGCATCAGCTACGAAGGCGTGCCGGACATCCGCATCATCGTGTTGATGGGCTATCCGGTGATGGCGATGCTGCGTTTGCCGACCCGGCAGTCCGGCGGCAAGGCCAACCTGCACCAGGGCGCCATCGGCGTCGGCGTGGATCTGGCCACCGGTTTGACGTTGCGCGGCACCTGGCTGAACAACATCATCACCAAACACCCCGACACCACCAACGCGGTGGACGGCGTGCAACTGCCCTACTGGGACGGTTTCATGAAGCTCGCGGCAGGCTGTTATGAGCTGTGCGGGCTGGGCTATATCGGTGTGGACATGGTGCTCGATCAGGAGAAAGGCCCGCTGATTCTCGAGCTCAATGCGCGGCCGGGGCTGAATATCCAGATTGCCAATGACTGTGGGCTGACGTTGCGCACGCACGCGGTGGAAGCGCGACTGGAAGAGCTGAAGGCGCGTGGGGTGACGGAGACGGTTGAAGAGCGGGTTGCGTTTACTCAGGAAATGTTTGGGCATATTCCTGCGGTCGAAGGCTAA
- the rloB gene encoding osmotic stress tolerance membrane protein RloB: MRSLTFHLKILITILVLLGVSVTAYQIFVLGIPVTEDATDDLWNIDAKVEFVASTKDPVKIQMFVPPLSRDYVSLNESFISNNYGVAVNRVDGNRKVTWSARRAKGNQTLYYRLVLTKRYTAEKTKIKGPTFRDSIAIEGPEKIAAEALLAPIRQHSADVETFIGEAIKRVNNLNDDNVKLLLAGDPSTAHKAKIVELLLSIAHVPVEKVHTIRLVADQPQMPELWLRSFNGNDWLYFNPETGEQGLPTDRLLWWTGDENLITVDGGKKANVTFSLNNSEMNAIRLAKLTDENTDANFLEYSLYGLPLQTQQTFMIMVMIPIGVLVILILRNLIGLQTLGTFTPVLIALAFRETQLGFGILLFTVITALGLSLRSYLEHLKLQMLPRLSVVLTFVVVLIAAISLFSHKLGLERGLSVALFPMVILTMTIERLSITWEERGASHAMKVAIGTLFAASLAHLIMTVPELVYFVFTFPAILLILVGFMLAMGRYRGYRLTELVRFKAFLKKADA, encoded by the coding sequence ATGCGTTCTCTAACCTTCCACCTGAAAATCCTGATCACCATTCTGGTGCTGCTGGGCGTTTCGGTTACGGCCTATCAGATTTTCGTGCTCGGCATCCCGGTAACCGAAGACGCCACCGACGACTTGTGGAACATCGACGCCAAGGTCGAGTTCGTCGCCAGCACCAAGGATCCGGTGAAGATCCAGATGTTCGTGCCACCGTTGAGTCGCGATTACGTCAGCCTCAACGAGAGCTTTATCTCCAATAACTACGGCGTTGCGGTGAACCGCGTCGATGGCAACCGCAAGGTCACTTGGTCGGCACGCCGGGCCAAGGGCAACCAGACCCTTTATTACCGTCTGGTGCTGACCAAGCGCTACACCGCGGAAAAAACCAAGATCAAAGGCCCGACCTTCCGCGACAGCATCGCCATCGAAGGCCCGGAGAAAATCGCCGCCGAAGCCCTGCTCGCGCCGATCCGTCAGCACTCGGCCGACGTCGAAACCTTCATCGGCGAAGCGATCAAACGCGTCAACAACCTCAACGATGACAACGTCAAGCTGCTGCTGGCCGGCGATCCGTCGACCGCGCACAAAGCCAAAATAGTCGAGCTGCTGCTGTCCATCGCTCACGTGCCGGTGGAAAAAGTCCACACCATCCGCCTCGTCGCCGACCAGCCGCAAATGCCTGAACTGTGGCTGCGCAGCTTCAACGGCAACGACTGGCTGTACTTCAACCCGGAAACCGGCGAACAAGGCCTGCCGACCGACCGTCTGCTGTGGTGGACTGGCGATGAAAACCTGATCACCGTCGACGGTGGCAAGAAAGCCAACGTGACCTTCAGCCTGAACAACAGCGAGATGAACGCGATTCGTCTGGCCAAGCTGACCGACGAAAACACCGACGCCAACTTCCTCGAATACTCGCTGTACGGCTTGCCGCTGCAGACCCAGCAGACCTTCATGATCATGGTGATGATCCCGATCGGCGTGCTGGTGATCCTGATCCTGCGCAACCTGATCGGCCTGCAGACCCTCGGCACGTTCACCCCGGTGCTGATCGCCCTCGCCTTCCGCGAAACGCAGCTGGGTTTCGGCATTCTGCTGTTTACCGTGATCACCGCGCTGGGCCTGTCGTTACGTTCGTATCTGGAACACCTGAAGCTGCAAATGCTGCCGCGACTCTCGGTGGTGTTGACCTTTGTCGTGGTGTTGATCGCGGCGATCAGCCTGTTCAGCCATAAGCTCGGGCTGGAACGTGGTCTGTCGGTGGCGCTGTTCCCGATGGTGATTCTGACCATGACCATCGAACGCCTGTCGATCACCTGGGAAGAACGTGGTGCCAGCCATGCGATGAAAGTCGCGATTGGTACACTGTTCGCGGCGTCTCTGGCGCACTTGATCATGACCGTGCCTGAGTTGGTCTACTTCGTGTTCACCTTCCCGGCGATCCTGCTGATTCTGGTTGGTTTCATGCTGGCGATGGGGCGTTATCGCGGTTACCGCCTGACCGAACTGGTGCGCTTCAAGGCGTTCCTGAAGAAGGCTGACGCCTGA
- the rloA gene encoding retropepsin-like aspartic peptidase RloA translates to MRLKPFPTFFALFCLPGLAAAGEKTVYGLNEYASLDGINLEVAAKLDTGAKTASLSARDIKRFKRNGESWVRFYLAIDAAHSHPIERPLARVSKIKRRAGDYDPEEGKKYTARPVIELDICMGSAMRSIEVNLTDRSAFQYPLLIGSEALKRFDALVDPSLKYAAGKPACTIAAHTAE, encoded by the coding sequence ATGAGACTCAAGCCCTTCCCCACATTTTTTGCCCTGTTTTGCCTGCCCGGCCTCGCCGCCGCGGGGGAGAAAACCGTGTACGGCCTCAACGAATACGCTTCGCTTGACGGCATCAACCTCGAAGTCGCGGCCAAACTCGACACGGGCGCGAAAACCGCCTCGCTGAGTGCCCGCGACATCAAACGCTTTAAACGCAACGGTGAGTCCTGGGTACGTTTCTACCTGGCGATAGACGCTGCGCATTCACACCCGATCGAACGGCCGCTGGCCCGGGTCAGCAAGATCAAGCGCCGTGCTGGCGACTACGACCCGGAAGAAGGCAAGAAGTACACCGCCCGTCCGGTGATCGAGCTGGATATCTGCATGGGATCAGCGATGCGCAGCATCGAAGTGAACCTGACCGACCGAAGTGCGTTCCAATATCCGCTTTTGATTGGCTCCGAGGCGCTTAAACGCTTCGACGCGCTGGTCGATCCAAGTCTTAAATACGCTGCCGGCAAACCCGCCTGCACCATCGCCGCTCATACCGCCGAGTAA
- a CDS encoding GntR family transcriptional regulator, whose product MDQLDPPVISGDDSETLSENVFRRIQAAIVKGEIAPGSKISEPELARTYGISRGPLREAIHRLEGQRLLVRVPHVGARVVSLSHAELLELYEIRESLEGMACRLAAERMSVEEIDELRRVLETHERDAAFQAGVGYYQQEGDFDFHYRIIQGSGNRTLTQMLCGELYQLVRMYRIQFSTTPNRPRQAFAEHHRILDAIADRDGELAELLMRRHIGASKRNIARHYQDGAHNKTATERGES is encoded by the coding sequence CTGGATCAACTCGATCCCCCGGTCATCAGCGGCGACGATTCCGAGACACTTTCGGAAAACGTCTTCCGGCGCATTCAAGCGGCTATCGTCAAAGGCGAGATCGCCCCGGGCAGCAAGATCTCCGAGCCGGAGCTGGCGCGCACCTACGGCATCAGCCGGGGGCCATTGCGGGAGGCGATCCACCGTCTGGAAGGCCAGCGCCTGTTGGTGCGGGTACCGCACGTCGGCGCGCGGGTGGTGTCGCTCAGCCACGCCGAATTGCTCGAACTCTACGAAATCCGCGAATCCCTCGAAGGCATGGCCTGCCGTTTGGCAGCCGAACGCATGAGCGTCGAAGAAATCGACGAACTGCGCCGGGTGCTGGAAACACATGAGCGCGATGCGGCGTTTCAGGCCGGTGTCGGCTATTACCAGCAGGAAGGTGATTTCGACTTCCACTACCGGATCATCCAGGGCAGCGGCAACCGCACGCTGACGCAGATGCTCTGCGGCGAGTTGTATCAACTGGTGCGCATGTACCGCATCCAGTTTTCCACCACGCCGAACCGCCCGCGCCAAGCCTTCGCCGAACACCACCGGATTCTCGATGCCATCGCCGACCGTGACGGCGAGCTCGCGGAATTGTTGATGCGCCGTCACATCGGCGCCTCGAAACGCAACATCGCCCGTCATTACCAGGACGGCGCCCACAATAAGACAGCCACTGAACGAGGTGAGTCATGA
- the prpB gene encoding methylisocitrate lyase, translating into MSSKHSTPGQRFRDAVASEHPLQVVGAINANHALLAKRAGFKAIYLSGGGVAAGSLGVPDLGITGLDDVLTDVRRITDVCDLPLLVDVDTGFGSSAFNVARTVKSMIKFGAAAIHIEDQVGAKRCGHRPNKEIVSQQEMVDRIKAAVDARTDDSFVIMARTDALAVEGLESALDRAAACIEAGADMIFPEAITELEMYKLFANRVKAPILANITEFGSTPLYTTEQLAGADVSLVLYPLSAFRAMNKAAENVYTAIRRDGTQQNVIDTMQTRMELYDRIDYHTFEQKLDALFAAKK; encoded by the coding sequence ATGAGTTCCAAGCACAGCACTCCAGGCCAGCGTTTCCGCGATGCGGTCGCCAGCGAGCATCCATTGCAGGTGGTCGGCGCAATCAACGCCAACCACGCGCTGCTGGCCAAACGCGCCGGTTTCAAGGCGATCTACCTGTCCGGTGGCGGGGTGGCTGCAGGCTCGCTCGGCGTGCCGGATCTGGGCATCACCGGTCTGGATGACGTGCTGACCGACGTGCGCCGCATCACCGACGTTTGCGATCTGCCGCTGCTGGTCGACGTCGACACCGGTTTCGGTTCCTCGGCATTCAACGTCGCGCGCACGGTCAAATCGATGATCAAGTTCGGCGCGGCGGCGATTCACATCGAGGATCAGGTCGGCGCCAAGCGCTGTGGCCACCGTCCTAATAAAGAGATCGTCAGCCAGCAGGAAATGGTCGACCGCATCAAAGCCGCCGTCGATGCCCGCACCGATGACAGCTTCGTGATCATGGCGCGCACCGATGCGCTGGCGGTGGAAGGTCTGGAATCGGCACTCGATCGCGCAGCGGCGTGCATCGAGGCTGGCGCTGACATGATCTTCCCGGAAGCGATCACTGAGCTGGAGATGTACAAGCTGTTCGCCAACCGTGTGAAAGCGCCGATTCTGGCCAACATCACCGAGTTCGGTTCGACACCGCTGTACACCACCGAGCAACTGGCCGGCGCCGACGTGTCGCTGGTGCTCTATCCACTGTCGGCGTTCCGCGCGATGAACAAGGCTGCCGAAAACGTTTACACCGCGATCCGTCGCGACGGCACGCAGCAGAATGTCATCGACACCATGCAGACTCGCATGGAGCTTTACGATCGCATCGATTACCACACCTTCGAGCAGAAACTCGATGCGTTGTTTGCCGCCAAGAAATAA